In one window of Thalassotalea agarivorans DNA:
- a CDS encoding Na+/H+ antiporter NhaC family protein, with the protein MSQNITTTPSNESVQANYKALLPFALFLLVFLGTGIVLTLQGVDFAFYQLPASIAIIPAIILAIALGQGNVSTKIGQFIAGAGHQNIITMCVIYLLAGAFATVAKATGSVDASVALGLSLFPEYLILPGLFIVAAFMSTAMGTSMGTIAAIAPIALGFTETASLDSALVAGTLISGAIFGDNLSIISDTTITSTRSQGAQMKDKFRVNFKFALPAALLCIVILTLLAEPVPYEGNLSTDAIGLIPYLVILILALSGVNVFVVLVVGIVVAALIGMLHYDYQLSAWINDINTGFASMQDIFILSLFIGGLSEVVRKQGGLLALTNGIKSLSQKLSKNNKKRGNGIGIAALAFVTNFFTANNTVSIIITGDTAKNLANEGDIKPAHSASLLDIFACINQGLLPYGAQALLLGATLQISPIDVVSYAFYPMILFFVAGFTFWRLTKQ; encoded by the coding sequence ATGTCTCAAAATATAACAACAACACCAAGCAATGAATCCGTGCAAGCAAATTACAAAGCTTTGCTGCCTTTTGCCCTTTTTCTTTTAGTCTTTTTGGGCACAGGTATTGTGCTGACCCTGCAAGGTGTCGACTTCGCTTTTTATCAATTACCCGCCAGCATCGCTATTATTCCTGCGATTATTTTGGCTATCGCACTCGGCCAAGGCAACGTCAGTACAAAGATTGGGCAGTTTATCGCTGGTGCCGGACACCAAAATATTATTACCATGTGCGTCATCTATTTACTCGCTGGTGCCTTTGCCACAGTCGCAAAAGCAACGGGTAGTGTTGACGCGAGCGTTGCATTGGGATTATCGCTTTTTCCTGAATACTTGATATTGCCAGGGTTATTTATTGTTGCTGCTTTTATGTCTACAGCGATGGGCACTTCAATGGGGACGATAGCAGCAATAGCGCCAATCGCTTTAGGGTTTACGGAAACGGCTTCGCTAGACAGTGCACTTGTCGCGGGTACCCTAATTTCGGGAGCGATTTTTGGTGATAACTTATCAATTATCTCTGATACCACCATTACTTCAACGCGCAGCCAAGGTGCTCAAATGAAGGATAAGTTTCGCGTAAACTTTAAATTTGCCCTACCCGCTGCCCTGTTGTGTATTGTTATTCTAACGCTACTTGCAGAGCCAGTGCCTTATGAAGGCAACTTATCAACCGATGCGATTGGCTTAATTCCTTATTTAGTCATCCTGATTCTTGCTTTGTCAGGCGTAAACGTTTTCGTTGTACTTGTCGTCGGTATTGTAGTGGCCGCTCTCATAGGTATGTTGCATTATGATTATCAGTTATCTGCCTGGATAAACGATATCAATACAGGTTTTGCTAGTATGCAGGATATTTTCATTCTTTCGCTGTTTATTGGCGGTTTGAGTGAAGTTGTGCGCAAGCAAGGCGGTTTGTTGGCTTTGACCAACGGTATTAAGTCATTGTCGCAAAAATTAAGTAAAAATAATAAGAAACGCGGAAACGGTATTGGTATTGCGGCGCTAGCATTTGTGACTAACTTTTTTACGGCGAACAACACAGTTTCTATCATCATTACCGGTGATACGGCAAAAAATTTAGCAAATGAAGGTGACATTAAACCAGCCCATTCAGCAAGTTTGTTAGATATTTTTGCCTGTATCAATCAAGGTTTATTGCCCTACGGCGCGCAAGCATTGTTGCTCGGTGCAACCTTGCAAATATCGCCAATAGATGTGGTTAGCTATGCCTTTTATCCGATGATCTTATTTTTTGTGGCAGGCTTTACCTTCTGGCGCTTAACAAAGCAGTAG
- the rlmE gene encoding 23S rRNA (uridine(2552)-2'-O)-methyltransferase RlmE: MSKKKQSVSSQRWMQEHFEDKYVKEAQKLGFRSRAVFKIKEINEKDKLIKPGMKVVDLGAAPGGWSEYAVKAVGDAGQVVACDILAMDPIAGVDFLQGDFREEAVLDALLDRIDGKNIDVVMSDMAANFTGNDSADSARSMYLVELALDMCHQVLKSNGAFVVKVFQGEGFDQFLKDVRASFKVVKTRKPDSSRARSREVYLVATGFKH; the protein is encoded by the coding sequence ATGAGCAAAAAGAAACAAAGCGTTAGTTCCCAGCGTTGGATGCAGGAACATTTTGAAGATAAATATGTCAAAGAAGCACAGAAGCTAGGCTTTCGTTCGCGTGCGGTTTTCAAGATTAAAGAGATCAATGAAAAGGATAAATTGATCAAACCAGGCATGAAAGTCGTAGATCTAGGAGCGGCACCTGGCGGTTGGTCAGAATACGCCGTTAAAGCGGTTGGCGACGCAGGGCAGGTGGTAGCTTGCGATATACTCGCCATGGACCCAATAGCTGGCGTTGATTTTTTGCAAGGTGACTTTAGAGAAGAAGCCGTGCTTGACGCATTACTTGACCGCATAGACGGTAAAAATATTGACGTTGTGATGTCTGACATGGCAGCGAACTTCACCGGCAACGACAGTGCCGATTCAGCACGTAGTATGTATCTTGTTGAATTAGCGCTAGATATGTGCCACCAAGTACTCAAATCCAATGGCGCTTTTGTGGTAAAAGTATTCCAAGGGGAAGGCTTCGACCAATTTTTAAAAGACGTACGCGCATCGTTTAAAGTAGTGAAAACGCGCAAGCCAGACTCTTCTCGTGCAAGGTCGCGAGAAGTGTATTTAGTGGCAACAGGATTTAAACACTAG
- the greA gene encoding transcription elongation factor GreA — MNQVPMTAQGAEALREELNHLKTVKRPEIIEAIAEAREHGDLKENAEYHAAREQQGFCEGRIQDIEGKLSNAQIIDVTKIPNTGKVIFGVTVTLLNIDTDEEVTYQIVGDDESDIKQNRISVNSPIARALIGKEVDSEVEVTTPGGQVEYEIVAVEHA, encoded by the coding sequence ATGAATCAAGTACCAATGACGGCGCAAGGTGCAGAGGCACTACGCGAAGAATTGAATCATTTAAAAACTGTTAAACGCCCAGAAATTATTGAAGCGATAGCAGAAGCGCGCGAACATGGCGACTTGAAAGAAAACGCTGAATACCATGCGGCAAGAGAGCAGCAAGGCTTTTGTGAAGGTCGTATTCAAGATATCGAAGGTAAACTTAGTAACGCACAAATTATTGATGTCACTAAAATCCCTAATACAGGAAAAGTGATTTTCGGTGTTACGGTAACCTTATTAAATATCGACACTGACGAGGAAGTGACTTACCAAATCGTCGGTGATGATGAGTCTGATATTAAGCAAAACCGTATTAGCGTTAATTCACCGATCGCACGTGCGCTTATCGGTAAAGAAGTAGACAGCGAAGTTGAAGTGACAACACCTGGTGGCCAGGTTGAGTATGAAATTGTCGCCGTTGAACATGCGTAA
- the carB gene encoding carbamoyl-phosphate synthase large subunit codes for MPKRTDIKSILILGAGPIVIGQACEFDYSGAQACKALREEGYRVILVNSNPATIMTDPEMADATYIEPIHWEVVRKIIEKERPDAVLPTMGGQTALNCALELESQGVLEEFGVEMIGATADAIDKAEDRDRFDKAMKAIGLETPRAEIVHSIEEAFETSERIGFPCIIRPSFTMGGTGGGIAYNREEFEEICNRGLDLSPTNELLIDESLIGWKEYEMEVVRDKNDNCIIICSIENFDPMGIHTGDSITVAPAQTLTDKEYQIMRNASLAVLREIGVETGGSNVQFGVNPVDGRMVIIEMNPRVSRSSALASKATGFPIAKIAAKLAVGFTLDELQNDITGGATPASFEPTIDYVVTKIPRFNFEKFAGSEDRLTTQMKSVGEVMAIGRNQQESLQKALRGLEVGASGFDPQVDVTQPGAKTKIMHELREAGAERIWYIADAFRIGLTMEEIFSATKIDPWFLVQIEDIVKEEQTVAEGGMAGLTADYLGSLKRKGFSDARLADVIGVSESEIRKKRHQAEIFPVYKRVDTCAAEFSSDTAYMYSTYDEECESNASDKDKIMIIGGGPNRIGQGIEFDYCCVHAALALREDGYETIMVNCNPETVSTDYDTSDRLYFEPITFEDVLEIVNVEKPKGVIVQYGGQTPLKLARALEAAGVPIIGTSPDAIDRAEDRERFQQAVERLGLLQPENATVTSVEEAVAEAKNIGFPLVVRPSYVLGGRAMEIVYDEQDLRRYMNEAVSVSNDSPVLLDRFLDDAVEVDIDAICDGENVVIGGIMQHIEQAGVHSGDSACSLPPYSLSKELQDVMREQVTKLAFELGVVGLMNTQMAVKDGEVYLIEVNPRAARTVPFVSKATSVPLAKVAARVMSGVSLKEQGIVEETIPPFFSVKEVVIPFNKFHGCDPLIGPEMRSTGEVMGVGDTFEEAYAKANLGAGVTIPKSGRALISVRNSDKERVIDLAKQMVDIGWEIDATHGTEIVLREAGIPVRRVNKVHEGRPHILDRIKNNEYTHIINTTEGRKAIEDSKVLRGGALRYKVTYTTTLNAAFAACMAHEADDRNIVTSIQSLHQKCK; via the coding sequence ATGCCAAAACGTACTGACATAAAAAGCATTCTTATTCTAGGCGCTGGCCCAATTGTTATTGGTCAAGCGTGTGAATTTGACTACTCGGGTGCGCAAGCGTGTAAAGCACTTCGCGAAGAAGGCTATCGCGTTATTCTTGTTAACTCGAACCCAGCAACAATTATGACTGACCCTGAAATGGCTGATGCAACATACATCGAGCCAATTCATTGGGAAGTTGTACGTAAGATTATTGAAAAAGAGCGTCCAGACGCTGTACTACCTACTATGGGTGGTCAAACAGCGCTTAACTGTGCGCTTGAACTAGAGAGCCAAGGTGTTTTAGAAGAGTTTGGCGTTGAAATGATTGGTGCTACTGCTGACGCAATCGATAAAGCAGAAGACCGTGACCGTTTCGACAAAGCGATGAAGGCCATCGGCTTGGAAACACCGCGCGCTGAAATTGTTCACTCAATTGAAGAAGCGTTTGAAACCTCTGAACGTATTGGTTTTCCATGTATCATTCGCCCATCATTCACTATGGGTGGTACGGGTGGCGGTATCGCATATAACCGCGAAGAATTTGAAGAAATTTGTAACCGTGGTTTAGACCTTTCGCCAACAAACGAATTGTTAATCGACGAATCACTTATCGGTTGGAAAGAATACGAAATGGAAGTTGTTCGTGACAAAAACGACAACTGTATCATTATCTGTTCTATTGAAAACTTTGACCCTATGGGTATCCATACCGGTGATTCAATTACTGTTGCACCTGCGCAAACGTTGACCGACAAAGAATATCAAATCATGCGTAACGCATCGCTAGCGGTATTGCGTGAAATCGGTGTTGAAACAGGTGGTTCAAACGTACAGTTTGGTGTAAACCCAGTAGATGGTCGTATGGTTATCATTGAGATGAACCCACGTGTATCTCGCTCATCTGCGCTAGCGTCTAAAGCAACTGGTTTCCCAATCGCTAAAATCGCAGCAAAACTAGCGGTAGGTTTCACGCTAGATGAATTACAAAATGATATTACAGGTGGCGCAACACCAGCGTCATTCGAACCGACTATTGATTACGTAGTTACTAAGATTCCACGCTTTAACTTTGAAAAGTTTGCCGGTTCTGAAGACCGTCTAACGACCCAAATGAAATCAGTGGGTGAGGTTATGGCAATTGGTCGTAACCAACAAGAATCACTTCAAAAAGCACTACGTGGTCTTGAAGTAGGTGCATCAGGTTTCGATCCTCAAGTTGACGTAACGCAACCAGGCGCGAAAACTAAAATCATGCACGAGCTTCGCGAAGCGGGTGCAGAGCGTATTTGGTACATTGCTGATGCTTTCCGTATCGGCTTAACTATGGAAGAAATCTTTAGTGCAACTAAGATTGACCCATGGTTCTTAGTACAAATTGAAGACATCGTTAAAGAAGAGCAAACAGTTGCTGAAGGCGGTATGGCTGGCTTAACGGCAGATTACTTAGGTAGCCTGAAGCGTAAAGGTTTCTCTGATGCGCGCTTAGCTGATGTTATCGGTGTGTCTGAGTCTGAAATTCGTAAGAAACGTCACCAAGCGGAAATCTTCCCTGTGTACAAGCGTGTAGATACGTGTGCTGCTGAGTTCAGTTCTGACACGGCATACATGTACTCAACTTATGATGAAGAGTGTGAATCAAACGCTAGTGACAAAGATAAAATTATGATCATCGGCGGTGGTCCTAACCGTATCGGTCAAGGTATCGAGTTTGACTACTGTTGTGTACACGCAGCGCTTGCATTGCGTGAAGACGGTTACGAAACCATCATGGTTAACTGTAACCCTGAAACAGTATCAACTGACTACGATACGTCTGACCGTTTGTACTTCGAACCGATTACGTTTGAAGACGTGTTAGAGATTGTTAACGTTGAGAAGCCAAAAGGTGTTATCGTGCAATATGGTGGTCAAACACCACTTAAACTAGCGCGTGCACTAGAAGCGGCAGGTGTACCAATCATTGGTACGTCACCAGATGCGATTGACCGCGCCGAAGACCGTGAACGTTTCCAACAAGCAGTTGAGCGTTTAGGCTTATTACAGCCTGAAAATGCCACGGTTACATCAGTAGAAGAAGCTGTTGCTGAAGCGAAAAACATTGGTTTCCCATTGGTTGTTCGCCCATCATACGTACTAGGTGGCCGTGCAATGGAAATCGTCTATGACGAGCAAGACTTGCGTCGCTACATGAATGAAGCGGTAAGTGTTTCAAATGACTCACCAGTATTACTTGACCGATTCCTAGACGACGCGGTAGAAGTTGATATCGATGCTATTTGTGACGGCGAAAATGTCGTGATAGGCGGTATCATGCAACATATCGAACAAGCAGGTGTTCACTCTGGTGACTCAGCATGTTCATTACCACCTTACAGCTTGTCTAAAGAGCTACAAGATGTCATGCGTGAGCAAGTGACTAAGCTAGCATTTGAATTAGGCGTAGTTGGCCTAATGAATACGCAAATGGCAGTAAAAGACGGCGAAGTTTACCTTATCGAAGTAAACCCACGTGCAGCGCGTACTGTACCATTTGTTTCAAAAGCGACATCAGTGCCGCTAGCAAAAGTTGCAGCGCGTGTTATGTCAGGTGTATCGCTTAAAGAGCAAGGTATTGTTGAAGAAACAATTCCACCGTTCTTCTCTGTGAAAGAAGTGGTTATTCCTTTCAACAAGTTCCATGGCTGTGACCCATTAATTGGTCCAGAAATGCGCTCAACAGGTGAAGTAATGGGTGTAGGCGACACGTTTGAAGAAGCTTATGCTAAAGCGAACCTAGGCGCAGGCGTAACCATTCCTAAATCTGGCCGTGCACTTATCTCTGTAAGAAACAGTGATAAAGAGCGTGTAATTGACCTTGCTAAGCAAATGGTTGATATCGGTTGGGAAATCGATGCTACTCACGGTACAGAAATCGTGCTTCGTGAAGCAGGTATTCCAGTGCGCCGCGTAAACAAAGTACATGAAGGTCGTCCTCATATTCTTGATAGAATCAAGAACAATGAATACACCCACATCATCAATACAACTGAAGGTCGTAAAGCGATTGAAGATTCAAAAGTATTGCGTGGTGGTGCTTTGCGTTACAAGGTAACTTATACAACAACATTGAATGCGGCATTTGCGGCGTGTATGGCTCATGAAGCAGACGATAGAAATATCGTTACGTCAATTCAATCATTGCATCAAAAATGTAAATAG
- a CDS encoding FKBP-type peptidyl-prolyl cis-trans isomerase — MSENTFESIEQRVSYGVGRQLGDQLRNNPFKEFDVTAVQAGLADAIAGIESQVSHEALNEAFAVVSQKLQEQEQAIAKEKAAEGEAFLAENAKRDEVTVTESGLQYEVLTTGEGEKPSASSTVRTHYHGTFTNGDVFDSSYDRGQPAEFPVNGVIAGWTEALQMMTEGSKWRLYIPYNLAYGEQGSQGAIPPYATLVFDVELLAVVS, encoded by the coding sequence ATGTCAGAAAACACATTTGAATCTATCGAACAACGCGTAAGTTACGGTGTAGGCCGTCAACTAGGCGACCAATTACGTAATAACCCTTTTAAAGAGTTTGATGTAACGGCTGTACAGGCTGGTTTAGCAGATGCTATTGCAGGTATCGAAAGCCAAGTATCTCATGAAGCATTAAACGAAGCGTTTGCTGTTGTATCTCAAAAGTTACAAGAGCAAGAGCAAGCAATTGCTAAAGAAAAAGCAGCAGAAGGCGAAGCGTTTTTAGCGGAAAATGCAAAGCGTGACGAAGTAACGGTGACTGAATCAGGTCTACAATACGAAGTGCTTACAACGGGTGAAGGCGAAAAGCCATCTGCATCTAGCACAGTACGCACGCATTACCACGGTACATTTACTAATGGTGACGTATTCGACAGCTCATACGATCGTGGCCAGCCTGCTGAATTCCCAGTAAACGGTGTTATTGCAGGTTGGACAGAAGCGCTTCAAATGATGACGGAAGGTTCAAAGTGGCGTTTATACATCCCTTACAATCTAGCATACGGAGAGCAAGGCTCACAGGGCGCGATTCCTCCATATGCAACGTTAGTATTCGACGTTGAATTACTCGCCGTTGTTAGCTAA
- the yhbY gene encoding ribosome assembly RNA-binding protein YhbY — translation MNLSKKQIQYLKGVAHDLKPVVLLGANGLTEGVVAEIDSALDIHELIKVKIPTDNRETKGLIVDAIIRETGAVKVQVIGKTLVAFRQSDDKKIHIPKM, via the coding sequence ATGAATTTATCAAAAAAACAGATTCAATATCTTAAAGGCGTTGCGCACGACCTTAAGCCTGTTGTATTGCTCGGTGCAAACGGGTTAACAGAAGGTGTTGTTGCAGAGATAGACTCAGCTTTAGACATTCATGAGTTAATCAAGGTAAAAATACCCACTGATAACCGTGAAACAAAAGGCCTAATCGTTGACGCTATTATCCGCGAAACGGGCGCTGTTAAAGTGCAAGTGATAGGTAAAACGCTTGTGGCTTTTCGCCAAAGCGATGACAAGAAAATACACATTCCAAAAATGTAG
- a CDS encoding nuclear transport factor 2 family protein, with product MNKIEQRLAAFFKRYIAAFKANDTDAVCACYATPCVMSTPEQALVLSEHNLRETVAGILQQLQQAGVSQYHISKASYHVKGEQLIAVVDWQFIDAQQQVFTDFVAIYHIVKDGEQDKIASVVSHDQANSAHSEHLITL from the coding sequence ATGAATAAAATAGAGCAACGATTGGCCGCATTTTTTAAACGCTATATTGCGGCATTTAAAGCTAACGACACTGACGCCGTGTGCGCTTGTTATGCAACGCCGTGTGTAATGTCTACACCTGAGCAAGCGTTGGTGCTTAGCGAGCATAATTTGCGCGAAACTGTCGCTGGCATATTACAACAGCTGCAACAGGCAGGTGTTAGCCAGTATCACATCAGCAAAGCAAGCTACCATGTAAAAGGTGAGCAACTTATAGCAGTGGTGGATTGGCAGTTTATCGATGCTCAACAACAAGTATTTACAGACTTTGTCGCCATTTACCATATAGTTAAGGATGGCGAACAAGACAAAATTGCCAGTGTTGTGTCGCACGATCAAGCGAACTCAGCACACAGCGAACATTTGATCACGTTATAA
- a CDS encoding acetoacetate decarboxylase family protein, protein MKANRTISAELLDNKDAFTGDFYNKFTLRTADAPLELTPEISKDYLFPTFYGDVSCAIGIFLCDYEKAKRLLPSKDMEPVKMPGGRALVTFSCYEYKNVLGVAPYNEIAMTIPMQVKPGFNPPLLPLLMEGMFPKFGYHVFHMPVTSLENQIRGLKIWGLPKVVDDISIEVIDGVSSTKATDEAGNDYFSLRVPTSGKAQTFNVNSNLYSMLDGEMKQSETSFSGTFNVTKNLARLWKKDVSEGDVALTLGSGPFADKLKQLNIDPVPFQTRYCASMSACFDLPNQDFEL, encoded by the coding sequence ATGAAAGCTAACAGAACAATATCCGCCGAACTCTTAGACAACAAAGACGCTTTTACAGGTGATTTTTATAACAAATTTACCCTAAGAACCGCAGACGCGCCATTGGAATTAACGCCTGAAATATCAAAAGATTATTTGTTTCCAACCTTTTATGGTGATGTGTCATGCGCGATAGGCATCTTTTTATGTGACTATGAGAAAGCGAAACGTTTGTTGCCATCAAAGGATATGGAACCAGTAAAAATGCCAGGTGGCAGGGCGCTGGTGACTTTTTCATGTTATGAATACAAAAATGTGCTTGGCGTAGCACCTTATAATGAAATCGCGATGACCATCCCAATGCAAGTCAAGCCGGGCTTTAATCCACCTTTGTTGCCTTTGTTGATGGAAGGGATGTTCCCTAAATTTGGCTATCACGTATTCCACATGCCGGTAACCAGTTTAGAGAACCAAATCAGGGGCCTTAAAATTTGGGGATTACCTAAGGTGGTGGACGATATCAGCATTGAAGTGATAGACGGTGTAAGTAGCACCAAAGCTACGGATGAAGCTGGCAATGACTATTTTTCACTACGCGTACCTACCTCAGGCAAAGCGCAAACGTTTAATGTAAATTCTAATTTATATTCAATGTTAGATGGTGAAATGAAGCAAAGCGAAACCAGCTTTAGCGGCACATTTAATGTCACTAAAAACCTTGCTAGATTATGGAAAAAAGACGTGTCAGAAGGTGATGTAGCATTAACGCTAGGTAGCGGTCCATTTGCGGATAAGCTTAAGCAACTAAACATCGACCCTGTGCCGTTTCAAACACGTTATTGCGCGAGCATGAGTGCGTGTTTCGACTTGCCAAACCAAGACTTTGAATTATAA
- the dapB gene encoding 4-hydroxy-tetrahydrodipicolinate reductase: MTVKVAILGCSGRMGRNLIQAAVQAPGIELVAGAVRAGSAFEQMDLGEVAGIGKLDILATSDIDALAVADVLIDFTSIEATFEHIQWCKQHNKALVIGTTGFDDEQVAQIKAAGEQTPVLLAPNTSVGVNLLFKLLEITARAIGDYTDIEIFEAHHRFKKDAPSGTAMKMGQVIADTLGRDLNECAVYGREGITDERDPNTIGFATVRAGDIIGEHTAFFADLGERLEITHKATTRMTFANGAMRAATWLSAQPNGFYDMQDVLGLKTLEI, encoded by the coding sequence ATGACAGTGAAAGTTGCGATTTTAGGATGTAGTGGCCGCATGGGGCGCAACCTAATTCAAGCGGCGGTACAGGCACCAGGTATTGAACTGGTTGCTGGTGCAGTGCGAGCAGGCTCAGCCTTTGAACAAATGGACTTAGGTGAAGTAGCCGGTATCGGTAAACTCGATATCTTAGCGACAAGCGATATTGATGCACTTGCCGTTGCAGATGTTTTGATTGACTTTACTTCAATTGAAGCAACATTCGAGCATATCCAGTGGTGTAAGCAACATAATAAAGCGTTAGTCATTGGTACAACAGGTTTTGACGACGAGCAAGTGGCACAAATAAAAGCTGCAGGCGAACAAACGCCAGTTTTACTTGCACCAAACACCAGTGTTGGCGTGAATTTATTGTTTAAATTGCTAGAAATTACCGCTCGCGCAATTGGCGACTATACTGATATAGAAATTTTTGAAGCACACCATCGTTTTAAGAAAGATGCACCATCAGGTACAGCCATGAAGATGGGGCAGGTTATTGCCGATACATTGGGCAGAGACCTTAATGAGTGCGCAGTTTATGGTAGAGAAGGAATCACCGATGAACGTGATCCTAATACCATAGGTTTCGCTACGGTGCGTGCTGGTGACATTATTGGTGAACATACCGCGTTTTTTGCTGATTTAGGTGAGCGTCTAGAAATTACCCATAAAGCGACTACGCGTATGACATTTGCCAATGGTGCAATGAGAGCGGCGACATGGTTGTCAGCGCAGCCAAATGGTTTTTATGACATGCAAGACGTACTTGGTTTAAAAACCTTAGAAATTTAA
- the carA gene encoding glutamine-hydrolyzing carbamoyl-phosphate synthase small subunit, with the protein MTTSAILVLEDGTVFKGTAIGAEGAAVGEVVFNTAMTGYQEILTDPSYAEQIVTLTYPHIGNVGTNSEDEESGTIWAKGLVIRDLPLLASNFRNEETLSEYLKRNNILGIADIDTRKLTRILREKGAQNGCILAGDNVDEAAALAQAKAFPGLKGMDLAKVVSTKEKYQWTEGSWQLGKGYVTPENKPFHVVAYDFGAKHNILRMLVDRGCQLTVVPAQTPADEVLALNPDGIFLSNGPGDPEPCDYAISAIKTFLETDIPVFGICLGHQLLGLASGAQTVKMKFGHHGANHPVKDFENNVVMITSQNHGFAVDEDNLPDNLTVTHKSLFDGSLQGIHRTDKPAFSFQGHPEASPGPHDAAPLFDHFIELIEARKA; encoded by the coding sequence TTGACTACATCTGCCATTTTGGTACTGGAAGACGGTACTGTATTTAAAGGCACCGCGATTGGTGCTGAAGGCGCAGCGGTTGGTGAGGTAGTATTTAATACTGCGATGACCGGCTACCAAGAAATTCTGACTGACCCTTCTTATGCAGAACAGATTGTTACATTAACATACCCACACATTGGTAACGTAGGTACCAACAGTGAAGACGAAGAGTCGGGTACCATTTGGGCGAAAGGCCTAGTAATTAGAGACTTGCCTCTTTTAGCAAGTAATTTTCGAAACGAAGAAACGTTAAGTGAATACTTAAAGCGTAACAACATTTTAGGTATTGCAGACATAGATACACGTAAGCTAACACGTATTTTACGTGAAAAAGGTGCGCAAAACGGTTGTATCCTTGCCGGCGACAACGTAGACGAAGCAGCTGCTCTAGCGCAAGCAAAAGCATTCCCTGGTCTTAAAGGTATGGATTTAGCTAAGGTTGTTTCAACCAAAGAAAAATACCAATGGACAGAAGGTAGCTGGCAACTTGGAAAAGGCTACGTTACACCAGAAAACAAACCATTTCATGTCGTTGCTTACGATTTCGGTGCGAAACACAACATTTTACGCATGTTAGTTGACCGTGGTTGTCAATTAACAGTTGTTCCGGCGCAAACGCCAGCAGATGAAGTATTGGCATTAAACCCAGATGGCATCTTCTTATCGAATGGCCCAGGTGACCCAGAGCCATGTGACTATGCAATCAGCGCAATCAAAACATTTTTAGAAACAGATATCCCAGTATTTGGTATTTGTTTAGGTCACCAGTTATTAGGTCTAGCAAGTGGCGCTCAAACAGTGAAGATGAAGTTTGGCCATCACGGTGCTAACCACCCTGTAAAAGATTTCGAAAACAATGTGGTTATGATCACCAGCCAAAACCACGGTTTTGCGGTAGATGAAGACAACTTACCAGATAACTTAACCGTAACGCACAAGTCGTTATTTGATGGTTCATTGCAAGGTATTCACCGCACAGATAAGCCGGCATTTAGCTTCCAAGGTCACCCAGAAGCAAGCCCAGGTCCACATGATGCAGCGCCATTATTTGACCATTTCATTGAATTAATTGAAGCACGCAAAGCGTAA